The following are from one region of the Salmo trutta chromosome 20, fSalTru1.1, whole genome shotgun sequence genome:
- the LOC115155911 gene encoding 60S ribosomal protein L8 yields the protein MGRVIRGQRKGAGSVFKAHVKHRKGAAKLRHIDFAERHGYIKGIVKDIIHDPGRGAPLAKVAFRDPYRFKKRTELFIAAEGIHTGQFIYCGKKAQLNIGNVLPVGTMPEGTIICCLEEKPGDRGKLARASGNYATVISHNPETKKSRVKLPSGSKKVIASANRAVVGVVAGGGRIDKPILKAGRAYHKYKAKRNSWPRVRGVAMNPVEHPFGGGNHQHIGKPSTIRRDAPAGRKVGLIAARRTGRLRGTKTVTEKEN from the exons ATGGGACGTGTTATCAGGGGACAGAGAAAAGGTGCCGGCTCCGTGTTCAAAGCCCACGTGAAGCACAGAAAAGGTGCCGCTAAACTGAGACACATTGACTTCGCAGAACGTCATGGTTACATCAAGGGAATCGTAAAG GACATTATCCACGACCCTGGCCGTGGTGCTCCCCTGGCCAAGGTGGCTTTCCGTGACCCCTACCGGTTCAAGAAGAGGACTGAGCTGTTCATTGCGGCTGAGGGCATCCACACCGGACAGTTCATCTACTGTGGCAAGAAAG CTCAGCTGAACATTGGTAATGTTCTGCCTGTGGGCACCATGCCTGAGGGAACCATCATCTGCTGCCTGGAGGAGAAACCTGGTGACAGGGGCAAGCTGGCCAGGGCGTCTGGGAACTACGCCACAGTCATCTCCCACAACCCAGAGACCAAGAAGTCCAGAGTCAAGCTTCCCTCTGGCTCCAAGAAGGTCATTGCTTCTGCTAACAGAGCTGTCGTTG GTGTGGTTGCCGGAGGTGGACGTATTGACAAGCCCATCCTGAAGGCCGGTCGTGCCTACCACAAGTACAAGGCCAAGAGGAACTCCTGGCCACGTGTCCGTGGTGTGGCCATGAAC CCTGTTGAACATCCCTTCGGTGGTGGTAACCACCAGCATATTGGAAAACCCTCAACTATCAGGAGGGATGCACCCGCCGGTCGCAAGGTCGGTCTCATTGCTGCCCGTCGTACAGGCAGACTGCGTGGAACAAAGACCGTCACGGAGAAGGAGAACTAA